In one window of Xiphophorus hellerii strain 12219 chromosome 23, Xiphophorus_hellerii-4.1, whole genome shotgun sequence DNA:
- the LOC116714339 gene encoding gastrotropin-like, whose amino-acid sequence MAFAGKYQLETQANYEEFLEAIGLQTAKTEHKVVTEVVQDGNNFTWTQSIPGWSWTTSFTLDQACEMESMKGVKFTGTAKINDGKLSLKFPEYFFTAEIVNDKLEMTCVTPGENSVTFKRVSGRI is encoded by the exons ATGGCATTTGCAGGGAAATACCAGCTTGAGACTCAGGCGAACTATGAAGAGTTTTTGGAAGCAATTG GGCTTCAGACGGCTAAGACAGAACACAAAGTGGTGACCGAGGTGGTTCAGGATGGCAACAACTTCACCTGGACACAAAGCATCCCTGGCTGGAGCTGGACCACCAGTTTCACATTGGATCAGGCGTGTGAGATGGAGTCGATGAAAGGTGTCAAATTTACG GGCACTGCAAAAATTAATGATGGGAAGCTGTCTCTGAAGTTTCCAGAGTATTTCTTCACCGCAGAGATTGTTAATGATAAACTAGAAATG ACTTGTGTAACTCCGGGAGAAAACAGTGTGACTTTTAAGAGAGTGAGTGGGAGGATCTAG
- the ccnjl gene encoding cyclin-J-like protein: protein MGRMERELQWWKGQLASDIHQSLRIKELKLPVYRAHSPQIGMRRYFADLLAILSNRYQLCPTARHLAVYLLDLFMDHYDVAVKQLYVIALSCLLLASKFEEKEDRVPKLEQLNSLGFMCSLNLVLNKRDLIKMELLLLETFGWNLCMPTPAHFIDYYLHAAVQEGDLYNGWPLSSMSKTKTFMDKYTHYFLEVSLQDHAFLNFRPSQVAAACVAASRVCLQISPSWTTSLHLLTGYSWDHLTPCIELMLLAHDNDVKEANKTKSTPPHRPSSLQSQPQTSHLSPVSAIQRPASSSSSSTSSTPQLLFQPDSFTHLSQHSPSLSQLQALADSQALGPVVNMSQDFLQSHRMGLLTGAPSITAGGAFPSYPGLTSGLQPGALPLQSPISVQMALTGEPRHCLSMAYSGGYLGAHHTFTAGCFDR from the exons ATGGGAAGGATGGAGAGGGAGCTGCAGTGGTGGAAAGGACAGCTAGCTTCAGACATCCATCAGTCCTTACGCATTAAG gaGCTGAAGCTGCCCGTCTACAGGGCCCACTCTCCGCAGATCGGCATGCGACGCTACTTTGCAGACTTGTTGGCCATCCTGAGCAATCGGTACCAGCTGTGTCCTACGGCACGGCACCTGGCCGTCTACCTGCTCGACTTGTTCATGGACCACTACGATGTCGCTGTGAAACAGCTCTACGTCATCGCCCTCTCTTGTCTGCTGCTAGCTA GTAAATTTGAAGAGAAGGAGGACCGGGTCCCTAAGCTGGAGCAGCTGAACTCTCTGGGATTTATGTGCAGCCTAAACCTCGTTCTTAACAAGAGGGATCTGATCAAaatggagctgctgctgctggagaccTTCGGCTGGAACCTGTGCATGCCCACGCCCGCCCACTTTATCGACTACTACCTCCATGCCGCGGTGCAGGAGGGCGACCTCTACAACGGCTGGCCGCTGTCCTCCATGTCCAAGACTAAAACTTTTATGGACAAATACACTCACTACTTCTTGGAGGTTTCACTTCAGG aTCACGCCTTCCTGAATTTTCGACCCTCTCAGGTCGCTGCTGCCTGCGTTGCAGCGTCTCGCGTTTGCCTTCAGATTTCCCCGAGCTGGACAACTTCTCTCCATCTGCTAACAGGGTACTCCTGGGACCACCTCACCCCGTGCATTGAGCTAATGCTGCT GGCTCATGACAACGATGTGAAGGAGGCCAATAAAACCAAATCCACCCCTCCCCACCGGCCCTCCTCTCTGCAGTCACAGCCGCAGACTTCCCATCTCTCACCGGTATCTGCCATCCAGAGAccggcctcctcctcctcttcttccacCTCTTCCACACCACAGTTGCTTTTCCAGCCCGACAGCTTCACCCACCTCTCTCAGCATTCCCCCTCTCTGTCCCAGCTCCAAGCACTAGCTGACTCTCAGGCTTTGGGCCCTGTGGTGAACATGTCTCAGGATTTCCTTCAGAGCCACAGGATGGGCTTGCTAACGGGGGCGCCCTCCATAACTGCAGGAGGAGCATTCCCCTCCTACCCAGGCCTGACCTCGGGTCTCCAGCCCGGGGCACTGCCTCTTCAGAGCCCCATCTCTGTGCAGATGGCCCTCACTGGAGAACCACGACACTGTCTGAGCATGGCCTACAGCGGGGGCTACCTGGGCGCGCATCACACCTTCACAGCCGGCTGCTTCGACAGGTGA